The Sphingobacteriales bacterium genome includes a window with the following:
- a CDS encoding class I SAM-dependent methyltransferase, whose protein sequence is MGNHWDIRYATTEYIYGTEPNFYFKNFIDRHEPGKILLPCEGEGRNAVYAALRGWQVDAFDTSTEGRKKALKLAAEKGVEINYFLHDVFDTNGFEADYDAVALIFAHLHSSNRRRVHRYFSGLIKDGGFIVLNAFAKEQLPLNTGGPKDIEMLYHVEEIREDFNTLHILELVQKKIQLDEGNLHSGWSENILFLAQKSDAI, encoded by the coding sequence ATGGGCAACCACTGGGACATTCGGTATGCTACCACTGAATATATTTACGGAACAGAACCAAATTTTTATTTCAAAAACTTTATCGACCGGCATGAACCGGGTAAAATCCTGCTTCCCTGCGAAGGAGAAGGCAGAAATGCAGTCTATGCAGCCCTCAGAGGCTGGCAGGTTGATGCTTTTGATACCAGCACCGAAGGCAGAAAAAAAGCATTGAAACTTGCTGCCGAAAAAGGCGTTGAAATCAACTATTTCCTGCACGATGTTTTTGATACCAATGGCTTTGAGGCTGATTATGATGCAGTTGCCCTGATATTTGCCCATCTTCATTCATCAAACAGAAGAAGAGTTCACCGTTATTTCAGCGGCTTAATCAAAGACGGAGGCTTTATTGTCCTGAATGCCTTCGCCAAAGAGCAACTGCCGCTCAACACAGGGGGACCGAAAGACATCGAAATGCTGTATCATGTGGAGGAAATTCGTGAAGACTTCAACACCCTGCATATACTCGAACTGGTTCAGAAAAAGATTCAGCTCGATGAAGGTAATCTTCATTCCGGCTGGTCGGAAAATATTTTGTTTTTGGCTCAAAAAAGTGATGCAATATGA
- a CDS encoding M20/M25/M40 family metallo-hydrolase — MKRLIFVFVSILFSLFVFAQDLDYAKTVMEKLCAADMFGRGYISAGDKKAAYFIENEFIKFGLLPFDTVVATSGSRVGQPIKTYQQEFSMKVNTFPETVKLMIDKTELKPGIDFLVSPSSGPTPLKELDIYYLAPRHIKDDAAFENFMAEDFTGYCMVIDVATFEKEPYNKYIKKIIANEMKADAIMLLTNDLMWGVSTYFEKFPTVIVKKEVFPKKAEMVTLKIDTKFYYDYKTQNVIGMVKGKKYPNKYIIIGAHYDHLGCMGKNLYFPGANDNASGVAMMLDLARHYADVFNQPDYSMIFIGFGAEEAGFIGSKYFTEHSKISLADIRLMINLDMMSTGETGLMVMNGKSEFTKMKSINTSKKYLVDIQSRQNSPISDHYPFTEKKVNAIYLYLMGDPQKNYHYHGIGDVPSNVSMKGYEGAFRLITDYLSALD; from the coding sequence ATGAAAAGACTGATATTTGTTTTTGTAAGTATTTTATTTTCCCTGTTTGTTTTTGCACAAGACCTTGATTATGCAAAAACAGTGATGGAAAAGCTGTGTGCAGCCGACATGTTTGGCAGGGGATACATCAGTGCCGGAGATAAAAAGGCAGCATATTTTATTGAAAATGAGTTTATTAAATTTGGCTTGCTCCCATTTGATACCGTTGTGGCAACTTCAGGCAGCAGGGTCGGGCAACCTATAAAGACCTATCAGCAGGAGTTTTCGATGAAGGTAAACACGTTTCCTGAAACGGTAAAACTCATGATTGATAAAACCGAGCTAAAACCGGGAATAGATTTTCTGGTGTCGCCATCATCAGGGCCTACCCCTTTAAAGGAACTCGACATTTATTATCTGGCTCCCCGTCATATCAAAGATGACGCTGCTTTTGAAAACTTTATGGCTGAAGATTTTACAGGTTATTGTATGGTGATTGATGTCGCGACTTTTGAGAAAGAGCCTTACAATAAATACATTAAAAAAATCATTGCCAACGAGATGAAAGCCGATGCCATCATGTTGCTGACAAACGACCTGATGTGGGGAGTTTCCACTTACTTTGAAAAATTTCCGACAGTCATCGTGAAAAAAGAAGTTTTCCCGAAGAAAGCCGAAATGGTTACACTCAAAATAGATACAAAATTCTATTACGACTATAAAACACAGAATGTAATCGGGATGGTGAAAGGGAAAAAATATCCCAATAAGTATATCATAATAGGGGCACATTACGACCATCTGGGATGCATGGGGAAAAACCTGTATTTTCCGGGGGCCAACGACAATGCCAGCGGAGTAGCTATGATGCTTGATCTGGCACGTCATTATGCCGATGTGTTTAATCAGCCGGATTATTCAATGATTTTTATCGGTTTCGGGGCTGAAGAGGCCGGCTTTATCGGATCAAAATATTTTACTGAGCATTCAAAAATTTCACTGGCTGATATCCGCCTGATGATCAACCTCGACATGATGTCAACTGGAGAAACCGGCCTGATGGTGATGAACGGTAAATCTGAATTTACAAAAATGAAAAGTATCAATACTTCAAAGAAGTATCTCGTTGATATTCAGTCGCGTCAGAATTCTCCGATCAGCGACCATTATCCGTTTACAGAGAAAAAAGTAAATGCCATATACCTCTATCTGATGGGTGATCCGCAGAAAAACTATCATTATCATGGGATTGGCGATGTCCCTTCAAACGTTTCGATGAAAGGTTATGAAGGAGCTTTCCGGCTGATTACTGATTATCTGTCAGCTTTAGATTAA
- a CDS encoding RNA-binding protein encodes MNIYIGNLSYTAREDEISKIFGAYGLVESVKIITDRDTGRSKGFAFITMPNEDEAKDAIAALDQKEFFGRKIKVVEARENTSQRSFNPNNRFQSGRRNY; translated from the coding sequence ATGAACATTTACATCGGTAATCTAAGTTACACCGCAAGAGAAGACGAAATTTCAAAGATTTTTGGAGCTTACGGACTGGTTGAATCAGTTAAAATCATCACCGACCGCGATACCGGCAGGTCAAAAGGATTTGCTTTTATCACCATGCCCAATGAAGACGAAGCCAAAGATGCCATTGCTGCATTAGACCAGAAAGAGTTTTTCGGAAGAAAAATCAAGGTCGTTGAAGCCAGGGAAAATACCTCTCAGAGGTCATTCAATCCCAACAACAGGTTTCAGTCGGGCAGACGGAACTATTAA
- a CDS encoding thioredoxin family protein yields MGYTLQIGESAPDFHLPATDGKVYSLSDFADAKVLVVFFTCNHCPYVIGSDESTRQTVLKYRERGVAFAGINANSPLTYPEDSFENMVKRMAEKKFPWVYLFDESQQSALHYGALKTPHFFVFDQNRRLVYTGRALDNPREAHLSTVNDLENALEDVLNGRPVRKSVTNPIGCNIKWHGKDPKWMPPEACDLV; encoded by the coding sequence ATGGGATACACACTTCAGATTGGGGAAAGTGCCCCTGATTTTCACCTTCCTGCTACGGACGGTAAAGTTTACAGCCTCTCAGATTTTGCAGATGCAAAGGTTCTTGTGGTCTTTTTTACCTGTAATCATTGTCCTTATGTGATTGGTTCCGATGAGTCAACCCGGCAAACGGTGCTTAAATACCGGGAAAGAGGAGTGGCTTTTGCCGGCATAAATGCCAACAGTCCGCTTACTTATCCGGAAGATAGTTTTGAAAATATGGTTAAAAGAATGGCGGAAAAGAAGTTTCCCTGGGTTTACCTGTTTGACGAAAGCCAGCAATCTGCCCTGCATTACGGAGCATTGAAAACTCCTCATTTCTTTGTATTTGACCAAAACCGCAGGCTGGTTTATACCGGCAGGGCATTGGATAACCCGCGTGAGGCACACCTCAGCACTGTCAACGATCTTGAAAATGCCCTGGAGGATGTGTTAAACGGCAGGCCGGTCAGGAAATCCGTAACTAATCCGATAGGCTGCAATATCAAGTGGCATGGAAAAGACCCGAAGTGGATGCCACCCGAAGCCTGCGATCTGGTTTAA
- a CDS encoding glycosyltransferase family 2 protein, which translates to MLNHQKIIVVLPAFNAEKTLVSTFSEIPFPLVDEVVLVDDKSTDQTISIARKLGIRHIIEHQKNLGYGGNQKSCYKKALELGGDIIIMLHPDYQYTPRLIPAMAEILSSGLYKVVYASRILGRGALKGGMPLYKYIANRILTLFQNLMTGAKLSEYHTGYRAFCREVFEKIDFQKNSDDFIFDNELTAQILYSGYEIAEITCPTRYFKEASSINFRRSLIYGLGVIKISILYFLQKRLGFSFSLFRRTNQ; encoded by the coding sequence ATGCTGAACCACCAGAAAATCATTGTTGTCCTTCCTGCTTTCAATGCAGAAAAAACACTGGTATCTACATTTTCAGAAATACCTTTTCCATTGGTGGATGAGGTGGTGCTGGTGGATGATAAAAGTACCGATCAAACCATCAGTATTGCCAGAAAATTAGGTATCAGGCATATCATTGAACATCAGAAAAACCTCGGATATGGTGGAAATCAGAAGAGCTGTTATAAAAAAGCACTCGAACTTGGCGGAGATATTATTATCATGCTTCATCCTGATTATCAATACACTCCCAGATTAATTCCGGCAATGGCAGAAATTTTATCCAGTGGACTCTACAAAGTAGTTTATGCCTCAAGGATTTTGGGGAGAGGTGCACTGAAGGGAGGAATGCCACTTTATAAATACATTGCAAACAGGATTCTCACCCTTTTTCAAAACCTGATGACCGGGGCAAAGCTGTCGGAATATCATACAGGATATCGTGCTTTTTGTCGGGAAGTATTTGAAAAAATTGATTTTCAAAAGAATTCTGACGATTTTATTTTTGACAATGAGCTGACTGCCCAGATTCTTTATTCCGGTTATGAAATTGCTGAAATTACCTGCCCTACCAGATATTTTAAGGAAGCATCCTCTATCAATTTCAGACGAAGTCTGATTTACGGCTTAGGGGTCATTAAAATTTCCATCCTCTATTTCCTTCAGAAAAGACTTGGCTTTAGTTTCAGCTTATTCAGAAGAACCAATCAATAA